The Mytilus trossulus isolate FHL-02 chromosome 3, PNRI_Mtr1.1.1.hap1, whole genome shotgun sequence genome contains a region encoding:
- the LOC134711013 gene encoding E3 ubiquitin-protein ligase TRIM33-like isoform X1, which yields MNKDLENMASSDMKICSLCYEDDEDGSFTDAVEWCIEFEVFLCMDCEKHHKKSRTSKDHKTMSTEDYHELPKFMQEISNQCRDHKKKFDLYCSFHACPCCVTCITDKHQQCQEMKSLSDVLEQVKSSASVQLLETDLKEVKESFEEIKKYLNSRLETSDSQKQKAVENIKSMRKSLNDYLDKIEKEILDDLESQQSKLQSKLNSLLQQLTQRGHEIIQLQSEFSKMTQYATDLQTYVGLGEIEKTTSQAAEYIEDLKSGGQFDEINLDVTISSEIQSIIKDVQSFGDINVNTSPCPLQVKTGRKNQAQYLAPLGFHN from the exons atg AATAAAGATCTAGAGAATATGGCTTCATCAGATATGAAAATTTGCAGCCTCTGTTATGAGGATGATGAAGACGGATCATTTACAGATGCAGTAGAATGGTGCATAGAATTTGAGGTGTTCCTTTGTATGGATTGTGAAAAACATCACAAGAAGTCCAGAACATCTAAAGACCATAAAACCATGTCTACTGAAGACTACCATGAATTACCGAAATTCATGCAAGAAATAAGTAACCAGTGCAGAGATCACAAGAAGAAGTTTGACCTTTACTGTTCCTTCCATGCCTGTCCCTGCTGTGTCACATGCATTACTGATAAACACCAGCAATGTCAAGAAATGAAATCTCTGTCAGATGTTCTAGAGCAAGTTAAATCATCAGCCTCTGTTCAACTTCTCGAAACAGATTTGAAGGAAGTGAAGGAAAGCTTTGAAgagattaaaaaatatttgaactctAGGTTGGAAACCAGCGATAGTCAGAAACAGAAAGCTgttgaaaacattaaatctatGAGGAAGTCTTTAAATGATTATTTagacaaaatagaaaaagaaatactTGATGACCTTGAATCTCAACAATCAAAGCTGCAATCAAAGTTGAACTCTCTTCTACAACAACTGACTCAACGAGGCCATGAGATTATTCAATTGCAGAGCGAGTTTTCTAAAATGACACAATATGCAACTGACTTACAAACGTATGTTGGTCTGGGAGAAATTGAGAAAACAACATCACAAGCAGCAGAATACATAGAAGATTTGAAAAGTGGAGGtcaatttgatgaaattaaccTAGATGTGACCATCTCATCTGAAATTCAATCTATCATAAAAGATGTCCAATCCTTTGGAGATATTAATGTCAATACCAGTCCATGCCCTCTTCAAGTTAAGACAGGAAGGAAAAATCAAGCACAGTATTTAGCTCCACTGGGTTTCcataattga
- the LOC134711013 gene encoding E3 ubiquitin-protein ligase TRIM33-like isoform X2 — translation MASSDMKICSLCYEDDEDGSFTDAVEWCIEFEVFLCMDCEKHHKKSRTSKDHKTMSTEDYHELPKFMQEISNQCRDHKKKFDLYCSFHACPCCVTCITDKHQQCQEMKSLSDVLEQVKSSASVQLLETDLKEVKESFEEIKKYLNSRLETSDSQKQKAVENIKSMRKSLNDYLDKIEKEILDDLESQQSKLQSKLNSLLQQLTQRGHEIIQLQSEFSKMTQYATDLQTYVGLGEIEKTTSQAAEYIEDLKSGGQFDEINLDVTISSEIQSIIKDVQSFGDINVNTSPCPLQVKTGRKNQAQYLAPLGFHN, via the coding sequence ATGGCTTCATCAGATATGAAAATTTGCAGCCTCTGTTATGAGGATGATGAAGACGGATCATTTACAGATGCAGTAGAATGGTGCATAGAATTTGAGGTGTTCCTTTGTATGGATTGTGAAAAACATCACAAGAAGTCCAGAACATCTAAAGACCATAAAACCATGTCTACTGAAGACTACCATGAATTACCGAAATTCATGCAAGAAATAAGTAACCAGTGCAGAGATCACAAGAAGAAGTTTGACCTTTACTGTTCCTTCCATGCCTGTCCCTGCTGTGTCACATGCATTACTGATAAACACCAGCAATGTCAAGAAATGAAATCTCTGTCAGATGTTCTAGAGCAAGTTAAATCATCAGCCTCTGTTCAACTTCTCGAAACAGATTTGAAGGAAGTGAAGGAAAGCTTTGAAgagattaaaaaatatttgaactctAGGTTGGAAACCAGCGATAGTCAGAAACAGAAAGCTgttgaaaacattaaatctatGAGGAAGTCTTTAAATGATTATTTagacaaaatagaaaaagaaatactTGATGACCTTGAATCTCAACAATCAAAGCTGCAATCAAAGTTGAACTCTCTTCTACAACAACTGACTCAACGAGGCCATGAGATTATTCAATTGCAGAGCGAGTTTTCTAAAATGACACAATATGCAACTGACTTACAAACGTATGTTGGTCTGGGAGAAATTGAGAAAACAACATCACAAGCAGCAGAATACATAGAAGATTTGAAAAGTGGAGGtcaatttgatgaaattaaccTAGATGTGACCATCTCATCTGAAATTCAATCTATCATAAAAGATGTCCAATCCTTTGGAGATATTAATGTCAATACCAGTCCATGCCCTCTTCAAGTTAAGACAGGAAGGAAAAATCAAGCACAGTATTTAGCTCCACTGGGTTTCcataattga